From the genome of Synchiropus splendidus isolate RoL2022-P1 chromosome 17, RoL_Sspl_1.0, whole genome shotgun sequence, one region includes:
- the micu2 gene encoding calcium uptake protein 2, mitochondrial has protein sequence MASWGRASALLRALLKNNKVFKGSWWSRAATTGVLGSLVGAGVFVYHRNNVYNRSFPLAIVHAEEQKEAAAPQLSARRLRFFQFASVVFEQEPYMTPRDFLHSIMLEDVDHKLQKRVLTEQEVNNMLAIASRSRAGNELFRNWGDDGLISYTEYLFLLTILTKPQTGFHIAFKMLDIDGNEHVDKKEFMKLKNIIGKSKRRASMDGTEAMLAEDGEGVSTTLQAYFFGRNGQNKLQYQEFQRFMEDLQAEVQEMEFLQFSKGMETMRREDFAEWLLHYTNEEDNEIYWENMRKKIPAGQSITFEEFKVFCLFTNNLEDFAISMKMVTEANRPVGMAQFKRAVKIATGHDLSESVLDTVFKLFDMDGDNCLSHKEFIGVMKDRVLRGLKVQHQNGFSGYWKCVKRETLKGAKEALGDSGCPI, from the exons ATGGCCTCCTGGGGACGGGCTTCTGCCCTGTTGCGGGCTCTGCTCAAGAATAACAAAGTTTTCAAAGGTTCTTGGTGGAGCCGAGCTGCCACGACTGGAGTGCTTGGGTCGCTTGTTGGTGCCGGAGTGTTCGTTTATCACCGAAATAATGTTTATAACCGGAGTTTTCCTCTGGCCATCGTTCACGCAGAAGAGCAAAAA GAAGCTGCCGCCCCTCAGTTGTCCGCCAGGAGACTCAGGTTCTTCCAGTTCGCCTCTGTGGTCTTCGAGCAGGAGCCCTACATGACGCCCAGAGACTTCCTGCACTCCATCATGCTGGAGGATGTAGACC ACAAGCTGCAGAAGAGGGTGTTGACGGAGCAA GAAGTGAACAACATGCTCGCCATTGCATCTCGATCTCGCGCCGGTAACGAGCTGTTCAGAAACTGGGGAGACGACG GTTTGATATCCTACACTGAGTATCTCTTCCTGCTGACCATCCTGACCA AGCCTCAAACTGGCTTCCACATCGCTTTCAAAATGCTGGACATCGACGGCAACGAACACGTGGACAAGAAGGAGTTCATGAAG CTGAAGAACATCATCGGGAAGAGCAAGAGAAGAGCGTCCATGGACGGCACGGAGGCGATGCTGGCAGAGGACGGCGAGGGCGTCAGCACCACGCTGCAGGCCTACTTCTTCGGCAGGAACGGACAAAACAAGCTGCAGTACCAGGAGTTTCAGAG GTTCATGGAGGACCTGCAGGCTGAAGTCCAGGAGATGGAGTTCCTGCAGTTCTCCAAGGGGATGGAAACCATGAGGCGTGAGGACTTTGCAGAGTGGCTGCTGCACTATACGAACGAGGAGGACAATGAGATCTACTGGGAGAACATGAGGAAGAAGATCCCGGCTGGACAG AGCATCACGTTCGAGGAGTTCAAGGTCTTCTGCCTCTTCACCAACAACCTGGAGGACTTTGCCATCTCCATGAAGATGGTGACGGAGGCCAACCGTCCGGTGGGGATGG CTCAGTTCAAGAGAGCCGTGAAGATCGCCACAGGTCACGACCTGTCGGAGAGCGTGCTGGACACTGTCTTCAAGCTCTTTGACATGGACGGGGACAACTGCCTGAGCCACAAGGAGTTCATCGGTGTGATGAAGGACCGAGTGCTGCGAGGCCTCAAG GTGCAGCACCAGAACGGCTTCTCCGGCTACTGGAAGTGTGTGAAGAGGGAGACGCTGAAGGGGGCGAAGGAGGCGCTGGGGGACAGCGGCTGTCCCATCTGA
- the LOC128748888 gene encoding interferon regulatory factor 2-binding protein 1-like — translation MSSASQSSSRRQWCYLCDLPKMPWAMLWEFSEAVCRGCVNYDGADRIELLIETARQLKSSHGVLDGRSPGPQQSKPGTSGPSEPARLHGERLERGRGEYGVSPRLPNGLHRAEDAALSEGSRQSPNTRRAMAGAVPALHGTISQALIAQGLVPSPHGLLTPLPGSRSGATPIAVSAGPIMSDAAGRRQAVSLGVGASTSALVGIDPALWRNSEVMAELNEVARNKVEGWPNRPKAVRDVLVALSSCVPFTVRFRKDHNLLGRVLAFDTGATPEFELKVFVEYPAGSGVIFSGVPDLVRQMFRDSAKDAGKAVNSGLRYVEYEKRQGSGDWRGLSELLNDGVRMFKEPPIPEVLPQPDTGLPMAAAGRPGPAKGSTRRRKPSPGSENGETEGRPDHQSRELWARGAYPGMEPHPGMSAPPDGPPRLHSQPSPISSLMGVADNLSSAQMARESPSMSSAHSSTTGRPTSSSSPSTAATSASQAAMGQVGPSSNTNAGESSSGGQATLLCCTLCRERLEDTHFVQCPSVGHHKFCFPCTRGFIRSQGQGGEVYCPSGERCPLAGSTVPWAFMQGEISTILAGDGDVTVKKESDP, via the coding sequence ATGTCCTCCGCCTCGCAGTCCTCCTCCAGACGCCAGTGGTGCTACCTGTGCGACCTGCCCAAGATGCCGTGGGCCATGTTGTGGGAGTTCAGCGAGGCCGTGTGTCGCGGCTGCGTCAACTACGACGGCGCGGACAGAATCGAGCTGCTCATTGAAACGGCGCGGCAGCTCAAGAGCTCCCACGGGGTCCTGGACGGCAGGTCTCCGGGTCCACAGCAGAGCAAGCCCGGCACGTCCGGCCCCAGCGAGCCCGCGAGGCTGCACGGGGAGCGTCTGGAGAGGGGCAGGGGTGAGTACGGGGTCTCCCCCCGGCTTCCAAACGGTCTCCACCGAGCGGAGGACGCGGCGCTGTCCGAGGGCAGCAGGCAGAGTCCCAACACTCGGCGGGCCATGGCCGGCGCCGTCCCCGCGCTGCACGGGACCATCTCTCAAGCCTTGATAGCCCAGGGTCTGGTCCCGTCCCCGCATGGTCTCCTCACTCCATTACCGGGCTCCAGAAGCGGAGCCACGCCTATTGCGGTGTCTGCTGGTCCCATCATGAGCGACGCCGCCGGCAGAAGACAAGCCGTGTCCCTGGGTGTCGGGGCCAGCACCTCCGCCCTGGTGGGCATCGACCCTGCTCTGTGGAGGAACAGCGAGGTGATGGCTGAACTGAACGAGGTGGCCCGGAACAAAGTGGAAGGCTGGCCCAACCGGCCCAAAGCCGTGCGAGATGTTCTGGTGGCGCTCAGCAGCTGCGTCCCCTTCACCGTGCGCTTCAGGAAGGACCACAACCTCCTGGGACGGGTGCTGGCCTTCGACACCGGCGCCACTCCGGAGTTCGAGCTCAAGGTGTTCGTGGAGTATCCGGCCGGCTCGGGAGTCATCTTCTCAGGGGTCCCGGATCTGGTCAGGCAGATGTTCCGGGACTCGGCCAAAGACGCCGGGAAGGCGGTGAACTCCGGCTTACGCTATGTGGAATACGAGAAGCGGCAGGGCAGCGGGGACTGGCGCGGCCTGTCCGAGCTGCTGAATGACGGCGTGCGGATGTTTAAGGAGCCTCCCATCCCGGAGGTCCTGCCACAGCCAGACACGGGGCTACCCATGGCGGCGGCCGGACGCCCTGGACCGGCGAAGGGCTCGACTCGCCGCCGCAAACCTTCCCCGGGCTCTGAGAATGGAGAGACGGAAGGGCGACCCGATCACCAGTCCAGAGAGCTGTGGGCCCGAGGGGCGTACCCGGGTATGGAGCCTCACCCGGGCATGTCGGCTCCACCGGACGGTCCGCCCCGTCTCCACAGCCAGCCCTCGCCTATCTCCTCGCTCATGGGCGTCGCAGACAACCTCAGCTCCGCTCAGATGGCCCGAGAGAGTCCCAGCATGTCCTCGGCCCACTCCTCCACCACCGGCCgccccaccagcagcagcagcccgtcCACCGCCGCCACCTCGGCCTCCCAGGCCGCCATGGGCCAGGTGGGCCCCAGCAGCAACACTAACGCCGGCGAGTCGTCGAGCGGCGGCCAGGCCACGCTGCTCTGCTGCACGCTGTGTCGTGAGCGTTTAGAGGACACTCACTTCGTCCAGTGTCCCTCAGTGGGCCACCACAAGTTCTGCTTCCCCTGCACCCGGGGCTTCATCCGCAGCCAGGGGCAGGGCGGCGAGGTGTACTGCCCCAGCGGGGAGCGCTGCCCCCTGGCCGGATCCACGGTGCCTTGGGCCTTCATGCAGGGGGAGATCTCCACCATCCTGGCCGGCGACGGAGACGTGACGGTGAAGAAGGAGAGCGACCCTTGA
- the LOC128748260 gene encoding heterogeneous nuclear ribonucleoprotein L-like isoform X3, with protein sequence MVWHKGRDNMAAAAGRYYGEGGRATKRQKTEDGGMTTEGYEDPHKPLPSPVVHIRGLVDGIMESDLIEALQEFGAISYVVMMPKRRQALVEYEDLNGSCNAVNYAAENQVYIAGHPAFINYSTSQKISRPGDGDDNRSVNAVLLLTIINPIYPITTDVLYTICNNCGPVQRIVIFRKNGVQAMVEFDSVQSAQRAKASLNGADIYSGCCTLKIEYAKPPTLNVFKNDQDTWDYTNPNLGGQDPNGNPNKRQRQPALLGDHPPDYGGPQGGYHGYSDDGGYGPPPHRMGPGMAGRGRGGQRYGSGYGPPGPDYGPHADSAVLMVYGLDPVKINADKVFNIFCLYGNVEKVKFMKSKPGAAMVEMGDCYSVDRAISHLNNTFLFDQKIIVCVSKQQAIVPGQCYQLEDNTSSFKDFHGSRNNRFTTPDQAAKNRIQHPSNVLHFFNAQPDISTEIFNQICDELGIKNPANVKLFPGKGGRSSSGLLEWESVNDAMEALALMNHHQMKNPSGPYPFTLKLCFSTTHNAS encoded by the exons ATGG TCTGGCATAAGGGACGAGACAACATGGCTGCAGCTGCGGGCCGTTACTACGGAGAAGGCGGCAGAGCAACGAAAAGACAGAAAACTGAGGACGGAGGAATGACAACG GAGGGTTACGAAGATCCCCACAAACCGCTCCCCTCCCCGGTGGTGCACATTCGCGGCCTGGTGGACGGTATTATGGAGTCGGATCTGATCGAAGCCTTACAGGAGTTTGGGGCAATCAG TTATGTGGTTATGATGCCCAAGAGACGTCAGGCCCTGGTGGAGTATGAGGACTTAAATGGGTCCTGCAACGCCGTCAATTACGCAGCAGAGAATCAAGTTTACATTGCAGGCCACCCTGCCTTCATCAACTACTCCACTAGCCAGAAGATTTCTCGCCCAGGTGATGGGGATGACAACCGAAGTGTCAACGCTGTGCTTCTGCTCACTATTATCAACCCCATCTATCCAATCACCACG GATGTCCTGTATACCATTTGTAACAACTGTGGTCCAGTGCAGAGGATCGTCATCTTCAGGAAGAATGGTGTTCAAGCCATGGTCGAAT TTGATTCCGTCCAAAGTGCCCAGAGAGCAAAAGCGTCCCTCAACGGGGCAGATATCTACTCTGGCTGCTGCACACTGAAGATTGAATATGCCAAG CCACCTACTTTGAACGTCTTCAAGAATGACCAGGACACCTGGGACTACACAAACCCAAATTTGGGTGGTCAAG ATCCGAATGGTAACCCCAACAAACGTCAGCGGCAGCCAGCTCTTCTGGGAGACCACCCCCCTGACTATG GTGGCCCTCAGGGAGGATACCATGGCTACAGTGATGATGGCGGCTATGGCCCGCCTCCACACCGCATGGGGCCGGGTATGGCGGGCCGCGGGCGCGGCGGGCAGCGCTACGGCTCTGGGTACGGCCCACCCGGCCCTGACTATGGACCTCACGCCGACTCGGCAGTTCTCATGGTTTACGGACTTGACCCGGTGAAGATCAACGCAGACAAAGTCTTCAACATCTTCTGTCTCTATGGAAACGTGGAAAAG GTGAAGTTCATGAAGAGTAAACCTGGGGCCGCCATGGTGGAGATGGGCGACTGCTACTCAGTGGACCGAGCCATCAGCCACCTCAACAACACCTTCCTTTTCGATCAGAAGATCATCGTTTG CGTGTCCAAGCAGCAGGCCATCGTTCCAGGCCAGTGCTACCAGCTGGAGGacaacaccagcagcttcaaAGATTTCCATGGCTCTCGCAACAACCGCTTCACCACTCCCGATCAGGCTGCCAAGAACAGAATCCAGCACCCCAGCAACGTGCTGCACTTCTTCAACGCGCAGCCGGACATTTCGACGGAAATCTTCAACCAG ATCTGCGATGAACTGGGAATAAAGAACCCTGCCAATGTGAAGCTTTTCCCTGGGAAGG gtggGAGAAGTTCCTCTGGCCTCCTGGAGTGGGAATCTGTCAACGACGCCATGGAAGCCCTGGCGCTGATGAACCATCACCAGATGAAGAACCCGA GTGGACCTTACCCGTTCACACTGAAgctgtgtttctccaccacTCACAACGCCAGCTAA
- the LOC128748260 gene encoding heterogeneous nuclear ribonucleoprotein L-like isoform X2, with the protein MVWHKGRDNMAAAAGRYYGEGGRATKRQKTEDGGMTTEGYEDPHKPLPSPVVHIRGLVDGIMESDLIEALQEFGAISYVVMMPKRRQALVEYEDLNGSCNAVNYAAENQVYIAGHPAFINYSTSQKISRPGDGDDNRSVNAVLLLTIINPIYPITTDVLYTICNNCGPVQRIVIFRKNGVQAMVEFDSVQSAQRAKASLNGADIYSGCCTLKIEYAKPPTLNVFKNDQDTWDYTNPNLGGQDADGEGNWNNSQDPNGNPNKRQRQPALLGDHPPDYGGPQGGYHGYSDDGGYGPPPHRMGPGMAGRGRGGQRYGSGYGPPGPDYGPHADSAVLMVYGLDPVKINADKVFNIFCLYGNVEKVKFMKSKPGAAMVEMGDCYSVDRAISHLNNTFLFDQKIIVCVSKQQAIVPGQCYQLEDNTSSFKDFHGSRNNRFTTPDQAAKNRIQHPSNVLHFFNAQPDISTEIFNQICDELGIKNPANVKLFPGKGGRSSSGLLEWESVNDAMEALALMNHHQMKNPSGPYPFTLKLCFSTTHNAS; encoded by the exons ATGG TCTGGCATAAGGGACGAGACAACATGGCTGCAGCTGCGGGCCGTTACTACGGAGAAGGCGGCAGAGCAACGAAAAGACAGAAAACTGAGGACGGAGGAATGACAACG GAGGGTTACGAAGATCCCCACAAACCGCTCCCCTCCCCGGTGGTGCACATTCGCGGCCTGGTGGACGGTATTATGGAGTCGGATCTGATCGAAGCCTTACAGGAGTTTGGGGCAATCAG TTATGTGGTTATGATGCCCAAGAGACGTCAGGCCCTGGTGGAGTATGAGGACTTAAATGGGTCCTGCAACGCCGTCAATTACGCAGCAGAGAATCAAGTTTACATTGCAGGCCACCCTGCCTTCATCAACTACTCCACTAGCCAGAAGATTTCTCGCCCAGGTGATGGGGATGACAACCGAAGTGTCAACGCTGTGCTTCTGCTCACTATTATCAACCCCATCTATCCAATCACCACG GATGTCCTGTATACCATTTGTAACAACTGTGGTCCAGTGCAGAGGATCGTCATCTTCAGGAAGAATGGTGTTCAAGCCATGGTCGAAT TTGATTCCGTCCAAAGTGCCCAGAGAGCAAAAGCGTCCCTCAACGGGGCAGATATCTACTCTGGCTGCTGCACACTGAAGATTGAATATGCCAAG CCACCTACTTTGAACGTCTTCAAGAATGACCAGGACACCTGGGACTACACAAACCCAAATTTGGGTGGTCAAG ATGCTGATGGTGAAGGCAATTGGAACAATTCACAAG ATCCGAATGGTAACCCCAACAAACGTCAGCGGCAGCCAGCTCTTCTGGGAGACCACCCCCCTGACTATG GTGGCCCTCAGGGAGGATACCATGGCTACAGTGATGATGGCGGCTATGGCCCGCCTCCACACCGCATGGGGCCGGGTATGGCGGGCCGCGGGCGCGGCGGGCAGCGCTACGGCTCTGGGTACGGCCCACCCGGCCCTGACTATGGACCTCACGCCGACTCGGCAGTTCTCATGGTTTACGGACTTGACCCGGTGAAGATCAACGCAGACAAAGTCTTCAACATCTTCTGTCTCTATGGAAACGTGGAAAAG GTGAAGTTCATGAAGAGTAAACCTGGGGCCGCCATGGTGGAGATGGGCGACTGCTACTCAGTGGACCGAGCCATCAGCCACCTCAACAACACCTTCCTTTTCGATCAGAAGATCATCGTTTG CGTGTCCAAGCAGCAGGCCATCGTTCCAGGCCAGTGCTACCAGCTGGAGGacaacaccagcagcttcaaAGATTTCCATGGCTCTCGCAACAACCGCTTCACCACTCCCGATCAGGCTGCCAAGAACAGAATCCAGCACCCCAGCAACGTGCTGCACTTCTTCAACGCGCAGCCGGACATTTCGACGGAAATCTTCAACCAG ATCTGCGATGAACTGGGAATAAAGAACCCTGCCAATGTGAAGCTTTTCCCTGGGAAGG gtggGAGAAGTTCCTCTGGCCTCCTGGAGTGGGAATCTGTCAACGACGCCATGGAAGCCCTGGCGCTGATGAACCATCACCAGATGAAGAACCCGA GTGGACCTTACCCGTTCACACTGAAgctgtgtttctccaccacTCACAACGCCAGCTAA
- the LOC128748260 gene encoding heterogeneous nuclear ribonucleoprotein L-like isoform X1, translated as MVWHKGRDNMAAAAGRYYGEGGRATKRQKTEDGGMTTEGYEDPHKPLPSPVVHIRGLVDGIMESDLIEALQEFGAISYVVMMPKRRQALVEYEDLNGSCNAVNYAAENQVYIAGHPAFINYSTSQKISRPGDGDDNRSVNAVLLLTIINPIYPITTDVLYTICNNCGPVQRIVIFRKNGVQAMVEFDSVQSAQRAKASLNGADIYSGCCTLKIEYAKPPTLNVFKNDQDTWDYTNPNLGGQGLAQCVSVDRQPTVTCPALWCEHDADGEGNWNNSQDPNGNPNKRQRQPALLGDHPPDYGGPQGGYHGYSDDGGYGPPPHRMGPGMAGRGRGGQRYGSGYGPPGPDYGPHADSAVLMVYGLDPVKINADKVFNIFCLYGNVEKVKFMKSKPGAAMVEMGDCYSVDRAISHLNNTFLFDQKIIVCVSKQQAIVPGQCYQLEDNTSSFKDFHGSRNNRFTTPDQAAKNRIQHPSNVLHFFNAQPDISTEIFNQICDELGIKNPANVKLFPGKGGRSSSGLLEWESVNDAMEALALMNHHQMKNPSGPYPFTLKLCFSTTHNAS; from the exons ATGG TCTGGCATAAGGGACGAGACAACATGGCTGCAGCTGCGGGCCGTTACTACGGAGAAGGCGGCAGAGCAACGAAAAGACAGAAAACTGAGGACGGAGGAATGACAACG GAGGGTTACGAAGATCCCCACAAACCGCTCCCCTCCCCGGTGGTGCACATTCGCGGCCTGGTGGACGGTATTATGGAGTCGGATCTGATCGAAGCCTTACAGGAGTTTGGGGCAATCAG TTATGTGGTTATGATGCCCAAGAGACGTCAGGCCCTGGTGGAGTATGAGGACTTAAATGGGTCCTGCAACGCCGTCAATTACGCAGCAGAGAATCAAGTTTACATTGCAGGCCACCCTGCCTTCATCAACTACTCCACTAGCCAGAAGATTTCTCGCCCAGGTGATGGGGATGACAACCGAAGTGTCAACGCTGTGCTTCTGCTCACTATTATCAACCCCATCTATCCAATCACCACG GATGTCCTGTATACCATTTGTAACAACTGTGGTCCAGTGCAGAGGATCGTCATCTTCAGGAAGAATGGTGTTCAAGCCATGGTCGAAT TTGATTCCGTCCAAAGTGCCCAGAGAGCAAAAGCGTCCCTCAACGGGGCAGATATCTACTCTGGCTGCTGCACACTGAAGATTGAATATGCCAAG CCACCTACTTTGAACGTCTTCAAGAATGACCAGGACACCTGGGACTACACAAACCCAAATTTGGGTGGTCAAG GTCTGGctcagtgtgtgtcagtggacaGACAACCCACCGTCACATGTCCTGCTTTGTGGTGTGAGCACG ATGCTGATGGTGAAGGCAATTGGAACAATTCACAAG ATCCGAATGGTAACCCCAACAAACGTCAGCGGCAGCCAGCTCTTCTGGGAGACCACCCCCCTGACTATG GTGGCCCTCAGGGAGGATACCATGGCTACAGTGATGATGGCGGCTATGGCCCGCCTCCACACCGCATGGGGCCGGGTATGGCGGGCCGCGGGCGCGGCGGGCAGCGCTACGGCTCTGGGTACGGCCCACCCGGCCCTGACTATGGACCTCACGCCGACTCGGCAGTTCTCATGGTTTACGGACTTGACCCGGTGAAGATCAACGCAGACAAAGTCTTCAACATCTTCTGTCTCTATGGAAACGTGGAAAAG GTGAAGTTCATGAAGAGTAAACCTGGGGCCGCCATGGTGGAGATGGGCGACTGCTACTCAGTGGACCGAGCCATCAGCCACCTCAACAACACCTTCCTTTTCGATCAGAAGATCATCGTTTG CGTGTCCAAGCAGCAGGCCATCGTTCCAGGCCAGTGCTACCAGCTGGAGGacaacaccagcagcttcaaAGATTTCCATGGCTCTCGCAACAACCGCTTCACCACTCCCGATCAGGCTGCCAAGAACAGAATCCAGCACCCCAGCAACGTGCTGCACTTCTTCAACGCGCAGCCGGACATTTCGACGGAAATCTTCAACCAG ATCTGCGATGAACTGGGAATAAAGAACCCTGCCAATGTGAAGCTTTTCCCTGGGAAGG gtggGAGAAGTTCCTCTGGCCTCCTGGAGTGGGAATCTGTCAACGACGCCATGGAAGCCCTGGCGCTGATGAACCATCACCAGATGAAGAACCCGA GTGGACCTTACCCGTTCACACTGAAgctgtgtttctccaccacTCACAACGCCAGCTAA